A single region of the Hirundo rustica isolate bHirRus1 chromosome 17, bHirRus1.pri.v3, whole genome shotgun sequence genome encodes:
- the RNF34 gene encoding E3 ubiquitin-protein ligase RNF34 isoform X1: MKAGATSMWASCCGLLNEVMGTGAVRGQQAGFGGGAGPFRFTPSTGFSAYPAPAAAGTNIVCKACGLSFSVFRKKHVCCDCKKDFCSVCSVLQENLRRCSTCHLLQETAFQRPQLMRLKVKDLRQYLILRNIPTDTCREKEDLVDLVLCHHGLGSEDMDAGSLRSSRSQTSGFFTHPFSTSASTSNPGELANRRGSTGSGTPSRGQTETSVNNEEEESAEEQTPGLARKRARASLSDISSLEDIEGLSVRQLKEILACNFVNYSGCCEKWELVEKVSRLYKENEENHKTQGERMQLNEDDDNLCRICMDAVIDCVLLECGHMVTCTKCGKRMSECPICRQYVVRAVHVFKS; encoded by the exons aTGAag GCGGGAGCTACTTCCATGTGGGCTTCCTGCTGCGGGTTGCTGAATGAAGTCATGGGTACGGGAGCAGTGCGTGGCCAGCAGGCTGGCTTTGGGGGAGGTGCTGGCCCCTTCAGGTTTACACCCAGCACAGGCTTCTCAGCAtacccagctcctgctgcagccggCACCAACATCGTCTGCAAAGCCTGTGGACTTTCCTTTTcggttttcaggaaaaaa CACGTGTGTTGTGACTGCAAAAAGGATTTTTGCTCAGTTTGTTCAGTCTTACAAGAGAATCTCAGAAGATGTTCCACTTGTCACTTGCTGCAAGAAACGGCCTTCCAGCGCCCTCAGCTAATGAGATTGAAAGTGAAGGATCTGCGTCAGTACCTGATCCTCAGAAACATCCCCACGGACAcctgcagggagaaggaagacCTGGTGGACCTGGTGCTGTGCCACCATGGCTTGGGCTCGGAGGACATGGATGCTGGCAGCTTGCGTTCCTCACGCTCACAGACTTCGGGCTTTTTTACCCACCCCTTTTCCACCTCTGCATCCACGTCAAACCCAGGAGAACTTGCCAACAGAAGGGGAAGCACAGGAAGTGGAACACCTTCACGG GGACAAACGGAAACATCTGTAAAtaatgaagaagaagaaagtgcAGAAGAGCAG ACCCCAGGGCTGGCCAGGAAGAGAGCGAGGGCGTCCCTGTCTGATATCTCCAGTCTGGAAGACATTGAAGGGTTGAGTGTTCGGCAGCTGAAGGAAATCCTCGCCTGCAATTTTGTCAACTACTCAGGATGCTGTGAAAAATGGGAACTTGTGGAAAAAGTGAGCAGACTGTACAAAGAGAACGAGGAGAACCACAAGACAC AGGGGGAGAGGATGCAGCTGAACGAGGACGACGACAACCTGTGCCGGATCTGCATGGACGCCGTCATCGACTGCGTGCTGCTGGAGTGCGGCCACATGGTCACCTGCACCAAGTGCGGCAAGCGGATGAGCGAGTGCCCCATCTGCCGCCAGTACGTCGTGCGGGCCGTGCACGTCTTCAAATCctaa
- the RNF34 gene encoding E3 ubiquitin-protein ligase RNF34 isoform X2, whose product MWASCCGLLNEVMGTGAVRGQQAGFGGGAGPFRFTPSTGFSAYPAPAAAGTNIVCKACGLSFSVFRKKHVCCDCKKDFCSVCSVLQENLRRCSTCHLLQETAFQRPQLMRLKVKDLRQYLILRNIPTDTCREKEDLVDLVLCHHGLGSEDMDAGSLRSSRSQTSGFFTHPFSTSASTSNPGELANRRGSTGSGTPSRGQTETSVNNEEEESAEEQTPGLARKRARASLSDISSLEDIEGLSVRQLKEILACNFVNYSGCCEKWELVEKVSRLYKENEENHKTQGERMQLNEDDDNLCRICMDAVIDCVLLECGHMVTCTKCGKRMSECPICRQYVVRAVHVFKS is encoded by the exons ATGTGGGCTTCCTGCTGCGGGTTGCTGAATGAAGTCATGGGTACGGGAGCAGTGCGTGGCCAGCAGGCTGGCTTTGGGGGAGGTGCTGGCCCCTTCAGGTTTACACCCAGCACAGGCTTCTCAGCAtacccagctcctgctgcagccggCACCAACATCGTCTGCAAAGCCTGTGGACTTTCCTTTTcggttttcaggaaaaaa CACGTGTGTTGTGACTGCAAAAAGGATTTTTGCTCAGTTTGTTCAGTCTTACAAGAGAATCTCAGAAGATGTTCCACTTGTCACTTGCTGCAAGAAACGGCCTTCCAGCGCCCTCAGCTAATGAGATTGAAAGTGAAGGATCTGCGTCAGTACCTGATCCTCAGAAACATCCCCACGGACAcctgcagggagaaggaagacCTGGTGGACCTGGTGCTGTGCCACCATGGCTTGGGCTCGGAGGACATGGATGCTGGCAGCTTGCGTTCCTCACGCTCACAGACTTCGGGCTTTTTTACCCACCCCTTTTCCACCTCTGCATCCACGTCAAACCCAGGAGAACTTGCCAACAGAAGGGGAAGCACAGGAAGTGGAACACCTTCACGG GGACAAACGGAAACATCTGTAAAtaatgaagaagaagaaagtgcAGAAGAGCAG ACCCCAGGGCTGGCCAGGAAGAGAGCGAGGGCGTCCCTGTCTGATATCTCCAGTCTGGAAGACATTGAAGGGTTGAGTGTTCGGCAGCTGAAGGAAATCCTCGCCTGCAATTTTGTCAACTACTCAGGATGCTGTGAAAAATGGGAACTTGTGGAAAAAGTGAGCAGACTGTACAAAGAGAACGAGGAGAACCACAAGACAC AGGGGGAGAGGATGCAGCTGAACGAGGACGACGACAACCTGTGCCGGATCTGCATGGACGCCGTCATCGACTGCGTGCTGCTGGAGTGCGGCCACATGGTCACCTGCACCAAGTGCGGCAAGCGGATGAGCGAGTGCCCCATCTGCCGCCAGTACGTCGTGCGGGCCGTGCACGTCTTCAAATCctaa